The Apibacter raozihei genome contains a region encoding:
- a CDS encoding LptA/OstA family protein, which translates to MRVIFLFFLFIHSSLLISQVKLPVSKKNSKAEKIRLVNADLEEVNEKVFNGNMIYSGNVVAEHETSKLKADSVIYFQDKETIEARGNIHFVDKGSSLVCERLTYDATTRLVTAYDNVKLVTPDQTVETDKMFYDANADIAYFDNWGTIYKGKDVTRTKVGIYYVKQNRIELGESSILESPDYRIEGSSIKYDSNTGLAVFDQFTRINNKKDFSVYVTGSNGTYNTKTKESFLKKDGRVNYQGKVLTGDELYFNEITGFGKGIKNVKIEEPKEKRFIIGNYGEVYQFKDSAIITGRPYMVKAFTNDSLYLHSDTLIATQDINKKSIIRGYHNGRIFKSNLSGKSDSLVYHESIGRIDFYKKPIFWSSGGRQLVADTLSAYMNIKTQAIDSIYGRNHAFVISKVDSLSPKFEFNQAKGRMLHAYFENEELHFVDLQGNAESITYVEEENSKTHEKVRTGISRSICGILQGEFINRKMDIVSCQINAESKIYPESKVPKRQRYLEEFDWREEEQLHKWQDIFPDVLIYDKNKPKKTIEEILTEKEQESETKVNK; encoded by the coding sequence ATGAGAGTTATATTTCTCTTTTTTTTATTTATACATAGCTCTTTGCTAATTTCTCAGGTAAAATTACCAGTTAGTAAAAAAAATTCTAAAGCTGAAAAAATTCGTTTGGTTAATGCTGATTTGGAAGAAGTTAATGAAAAGGTTTTTAACGGAAATATGATATATTCCGGAAATGTTGTTGCAGAGCATGAAACTTCAAAATTAAAAGCAGATTCTGTTATTTATTTTCAGGATAAAGAGACAATAGAGGCAAGAGGAAATATACATTTTGTTGATAAGGGATCTTCATTAGTATGTGAGAGATTAACTTATGATGCTACGACTCGATTGGTAACAGCTTACGATAATGTCAAATTAGTAACTCCTGATCAAACGGTTGAAACGGATAAAATGTTTTATGATGCAAACGCAGATATTGCTTATTTTGATAACTGGGGAACTATTTATAAAGGAAAAGATGTTACCAGAACTAAAGTGGGAATATACTACGTTAAACAAAATAGGATAGAATTAGGTGAAAGCTCCATACTGGAATCTCCTGATTACAGAATTGAAGGTTCATCAATTAAATATGATTCTAATACGGGGCTTGCTGTCTTTGATCAATTTACTCGTATTAATAATAAAAAAGATTTTTCCGTTTACGTGACAGGTAGCAATGGAACGTATAATACCAAAACAAAGGAATCATTTTTAAAGAAAGACGGGAGAGTTAATTATCAGGGTAAAGTTTTAACTGGTGATGAGTTATATTTTAATGAGATAACGGGATTTGGTAAAGGAATTAAAAATGTTAAAATTGAAGAACCTAAAGAAAAACGTTTTATAATAGGAAATTACGGAGAAGTATACCAGTTTAAAGATTCAGCTATAATTACCGGCAGACCTTACATGGTCAAAGCATTTACCAATGATTCCCTTTATTTGCATTCAGATACTTTAATAGCTACACAGGATATCAATAAAAAATCCATAATCAGAGGATATCATAATGGACGAATCTTTAAATCTAACCTTTCAGGTAAAAGTGATTCATTAGTGTATCATGAGTCTATAGGTAGGATAGATTTTTATAAAAAACCTATTTTTTGGTCTTCAGGTGGTCGACAATTAGTAGCAGATACCTTATCCGCATATATGAATATTAAAACCCAGGCAATTGATTCTATTTATGGTAGAAATCATGCATTTGTAATTAGCAAAGTAGACTCACTTTCGCCTAAGTTTGAATTTAATCAGGCAAAAGGAAGGATGTTACATGCCTACTTTGAAAATGAAGAATTGCATTTTGTTGATTTGCAAGGAAATGCTGAATCAATAACCTACGTTGAGGAGGAAAACTCAAAAACCCATGAAAAGGTAAGGACAGGAATTTCACGCTCCATATGTGGAATATTGCAAGGTGAATTTATAAATAGAAAAATGGATATCGTTTCTTGTCAGATTAATGCCGAATCAAAAATTTATCCGGAAAGTAAAGTACCTAAACGGCAAAGGTATTTAGAGGAATTTGACTGGAGGGAAGAAGAACAGTTACATAAATGGCAGGATATTTTTCCAGACGTATTAATTTATGATAAGAATAAACCTAAAAAAACAATTGAAGAAATATTAACAGAAAAAGAACAGGAGTCAGAAACAAAAGTAAATAAATAA
- a CDS encoding Fur family transcriptional regulator, which translates to MNTETINKNIQTVKEVFRKYLEDKGHRKTPERFAIVEEIYSTDEHFNIDWLYMRMKEKNYRVSRATIYNTIEILLDAKLVKKHQFGDGLQALYEKSYFAKQHDHILMLDSGEVIEFCDPRIQTIKDSLEEIFGIDIESHSLYFYAKKKA; encoded by the coding sequence ATGAATACAGAAACTATCAATAAAAATATACAGACAGTCAAAGAAGTTTTTCGTAAATATTTGGAAGACAAAGGTCATAGAAAAACTCCTGAAAGATTTGCAATAGTTGAAGAAATATATTCAACAGATGAGCATTTTAATATAGATTGGTTGTATATGAGAATGAAAGAAAAAAATTATCGTGTAAGTAGAGCTACAATTTATAATACTATAGAAATTCTTCTTGATGCCAAGCTTGTTAAAAAACATCAGTTTGGTGATGGATTGCAAGCTTTGTATGAGAAATCTTATTTTGCCAAACAACATGATCATATTCTGATGTTAGATTCCGGTGAAGTTATAGAGTTTTGTGATCCTAGAATACAAACGATTAAAGATTCTTTAGAAGAAATATTTGGAATTGATATAGAAAGTCACTCGTTGTATTTTTATGCAAAAAAGAAAGCTTAA
- a CDS encoding alpha/beta hydrolase, with product MTIYLFSGLGADYRVFSQLDLSVLSDKIIHINWIHPLYKEKISDYALRIIQSQITDNSCIFIGVSFGGIMAIEVAKHKKPLKIILLSTIKTKNELPFYYRWFGKLKIQNLIPDMYFLKAHSLLFYFFGITEKKDKIIMSQILNDTDIKFTRWAIDQVIGWDNKKIPDNLVHIHGSKDKIFPARYIKVDHMITNQGHFMILSDSTSIQNILIQTIN from the coding sequence ATGACAATATATTTATTTAGTGGTTTAGGTGCAGATTATCGAGTATTTTCTCAATTAGATTTATCTGTTTTAAGTGATAAAATTATCCATATAAATTGGATTCATCCATTATACAAAGAAAAAATAAGTGATTATGCTTTACGAATTATACAATCACAAATAACAGATAATTCATGTATATTTATAGGTGTTTCTTTTGGAGGTATAATGGCAATTGAAGTAGCCAAACATAAAAAACCTTTAAAGATTATTTTACTATCAACCATAAAAACTAAAAATGAATTACCTTTTTACTACAGGTGGTTTGGTAAATTAAAAATACAAAATTTAATACCTGATATGTATTTTCTTAAAGCTCATTCTTTATTGTTTTACTTTTTTGGAATAACTGAGAAGAAAGATAAAATTATAATGTCTCAGATATTAAATGATACAGATATAAAATTTACCCGTTGGGCAATTGATCAGGTTATTGGATGGGACAATAAAAAAATTCCTGATAATTTAGTTCATATACATGGTTCTAAAGATAAAATTTTCCCTGCAAGATATATTAAAGTTGACCATATGATTACTAATCAAGGGCATTTTATGATACTCTCTGATAGTACTTCAATACAAAATATATTAATTCAAACTATAAATTAA
- the hflX gene encoding GTPase HflX, protein MLEKKENVYEKAILVGLITPSQDEEKLSEYMDELEFLANTAGAEVFKRFTQKLDKPNPRTFVGTGKLEEIQQFVSENEIDTIIFDDELSPSQLKNLEKELDKKIIDRTNLILDIFAQRAQTSYARTQVELAQYEYLLPRLTRMWTHLERQKGGIGMRGPGETEIETDRRIIRDRISLLKEKLKAIDKQMATQRNNRGKLVRVALVGYTNVGKSTIMNVLSKSEVFAENKLFATLDTTVRKVVIGNLPFLLTDTVGFIRKLPTQLVESFKSTLDEVREADLLVHVVDISHGSFEDHINSVNIILAEIECADKPTIMLFNKIDNFTYEKKDEDDLTPVTRRNYSLQDWKKTWMAKSQYPTVFISALTKENYEDMKKLIYEKVKEIHTKRFPYNDFLFEYYDNEGKEVN, encoded by the coding sequence ATGTTAGAAAAAAAAGAAAACGTTTATGAAAAAGCTATTCTTGTTGGTTTAATAACTCCTAGTCAGGACGAAGAAAAACTTTCAGAATATATGGATGAACTTGAATTTTTAGCGAATACAGCAGGGGCTGAAGTTTTTAAAAGATTTACACAAAAATTAGATAAACCCAATCCGCGTACATTCGTTGGAACAGGAAAGCTTGAAGAAATACAGCAATTTGTTTCTGAAAACGAAATAGATACAATTATTTTTGATGATGAATTATCACCTTCACAATTAAAAAATCTGGAAAAAGAATTAGATAAAAAAATTATTGATAGAACTAATCTAATTTTGGATATTTTTGCTCAGAGAGCTCAGACGTCTTACGCCAGAACTCAGGTTGAGCTGGCCCAATACGAATATTTACTTCCTCGTTTGACCAGAATGTGGACACACTTGGAAAGACAGAAAGGAGGTATTGGAATGAGAGGTCCAGGAGAAACGGAAATAGAGACAGACCGTAGAATTATCAGAGATAGGATATCTTTACTCAAGGAAAAGCTTAAGGCTATTGATAAGCAAATGGCTACACAGAGAAATAACAGAGGAAAGCTGGTACGAGTAGCATTAGTTGGATATACCAATGTTGGTAAATCAACAATTATGAATGTACTGAGTAAGTCAGAAGTTTTTGCGGAAAATAAACTTTTTGCGACTTTGGATACAACCGTGAGAAAGGTAGTAATTGGCAATCTGCCATTTTTGTTGACAGACACCGTAGGATTTATTAGAAAATTGCCGACTCAGTTAGTTGAGTCTTTTAAATCAACTCTGGATGAAGTCAGAGAAGCGGATTTACTTGTTCATGTAGTGGACATATCCCACGGTAGTTTTGAAGATCATATCAATTCAGTTAATATAATTTTAGCGGAAATTGAATGTGCGGATAAACCAACCATTATGTTATTTAATAAAATAGATAATTTCACTTATGAAAAGAAAGATGAAGATGATTTAACTCCTGTAACCAGAAGAAATTATTCTTTACAAGACTGGAAAAAAACATGGATGGCTAAATCACAATATCCTACAGTTTTCATTTCAGCTTTAACTAAAGAGAATTATGAAGATATGAAAAAGCTTATTTATGAAAAGGTTAAAGAAATTCATACTAAGCGATTCCCATATAATGATTTCTTATTTGAATATTATGATAATGAAGGGAAAGAAGTGAATTAA
- a CDS encoding DNA-3-methyladenine glycosylase I, whose translation MKQRCAWVGSDEIYKNYHDYEWGVPVHDDKLMFEFLILEGFQAGLSWITILKKRENFRKAFDGFNFNLIAEYTQEKLDLLMQDEGIIRNRLKINSTVINAQKYLKVQEEFGTFCNYIWGFVGHKPIINHWKNSCDVPASTELSDKISKDLKKRGFKFVGSTIIYAHMQAVGIVMDHTTDCCCYPKAL comes from the coding sequence ATGAAACAAAGATGTGCTTGGGTAGGTTCAGATGAAATCTATAAAAATTACCATGATTATGAATGGGGGGTTCCGGTTCATGATGATAAATTAATGTTTGAATTTCTTATACTTGAAGGATTCCAGGCTGGTTTAAGCTGGATAACCATATTGAAAAAAAGAGAAAACTTTCGTAAAGCTTTTGATGGATTTAACTTTAATCTAATTGCTGAATATACACAGGAAAAGCTTGATTTACTTATGCAAGATGAGGGAATCATACGTAATCGGCTAAAAATAAATTCTACTGTTATCAATGCTCAGAAATATTTAAAAGTACAAGAAGAATTTGGAACATTTTGCAATTATATTTGGGGTTTTGTAGGTCACAAACCAATTATTAACCATTGGAAAAATAGTTGCGATGTGCCAGCATCCACTGAATTATCGGATAAAATATCTAAAGATTTAAAAAAACGTGGATTTAAATTTGTCGGAAGTACCATTATATATGCACATATGCAGGCAGTTGGAATAGTTATGGATCATACAACAGATTGTTGTTGTTATCCAAAGGCTTTGTAA
- the msrA gene encoding peptide-methionine (S)-S-oxide reductase MsrA codes for MKKFIKFFFVIFLFFVSCQTNQPQDKNSENSGKKLEKTTLGGGCFWCLSPCFEMLKGVYKVTSGYSGGNNEYPTYQEVSSGTTGHAEVVQIEYDPEEISFLEILDVFWFLHDPTQLNKQFEDVGTQYRSVIFFRSEEQKILAQESLKKSEKTDLWSGKYVTQISPFANFYPAEDYHQQYFKQNQFLPYCKSVISPKIQKFKSKFYYKLKPEFQDK; via the coding sequence ATGAAAAAGTTTATTAAATTTTTCTTTGTTATATTCTTGTTTTTCGTTAGTTGCCAAACTAATCAACCACAAGATAAAAACTCAGAAAACAGTGGAAAAAAACTGGAGAAAACCACCTTAGGTGGTGGATGTTTCTGGTGTTTAAGTCCGTGCTTTGAAATGTTAAAAGGGGTTTATAAAGTAACATCCGGATATTCTGGAGGAAACAATGAATATCCTACTTATCAAGAGGTATCCAGTGGAACAACCGGCCACGCTGAAGTAGTACAAATTGAATATGATCCAGAAGAAATTTCTTTTTTAGAAATATTGGACGTTTTTTGGTTTTTACATGACCCTACTCAATTAAATAAACAGTTTGAAGATGTAGGAACTCAATACAGATCCGTTATATTTTTCAGATCTGAAGAACAAAAAATACTAGCACAAGAATCACTTAAAAAATCAGAAAAAACGGATTTGTGGTCTGGTAAATATGTAACTCAAATAAGCCCTTTTGCTAATTTTTATCCGGCTGAAGATTATCACCAGCAATACTTTAAACAAAATCAATTTTTACCCTACTGCAAATCGGTAATATCTCCAAAAATTCAAAAATTTAAATCTAAATTTTACTATAAACTTAAGCCTGAATTTCAAGATAAATAA
- a CDS encoding T9SS type B sorting domain-containing protein, whose amino-acid sequence MQISSRLFFLILLLALLTSKQLYSQRDISLVNGGFESPSFNSLDVHFLHQNSVPGWLTTAGDKMIEIWTLGGVSSEVVYSVEGKQHAELNANMVSTLYQVLNTEPGKKMRWSLYHRGRRGTDEMELRIGSSLNSYVIVQDKISTGRSWKLYKGTYTVPFGQTNSYFMFASISAAGGNPTVGNFLDDVRFSYTSELTLTKSASSTVVTNGDVITITIDVKNVGGTSTEQTLVTDKIPEGTVYQAGSLIVDGLAQTDANDNDKAYITGTNLNYKLDKIAKGGNTVISFKVKILNCEKLVTSPEAVATYFDEFFTDEQYTSKSNQVTIQPVMKPISLEIIYPSCPNGSATLNIGIQPKDYTIIWTMPDGSTMSGSNSSIIVNESGIYKVLVKFPQNCESSVSKQVTIQKGLIVNLGSDRSICQGSTTTLDAGNTGSTYLWSTGATTQSIEVNQAGTYSVVVTDANGCQGSGSVKVTVNALPVVNLGADRSICQGSSTTLDAGNAGSTYLWSTGATTRSIEVTQAGTYSVVVTDANGCQGSGSVKVTVNALPVVNLGADRSICQGSTTVLDAGNPGSTYLWSTGATTQSIEVTQAGTYSVVVTDTNGCQGSGSVKVTVNALPVVNLGADRSICQGSTTVLDAGNAGSTYLWSTGATTQSIEVTQAGTYSVVVTDANGCQGKGSIKITVNALPVVNLGADRSICQGSTTVLDAGNTGSTYLWSTGATTRSIEVTQAGTYSVVVTDANGCQGSGSVKVTVNALPVVNLGADRSICQGSSTTLDAGNAGSTYLWSTGATTRSIEVTQAGTYSVVVTDANGCQGSGSVKVTVNALPVVNLGADRSICQGSTTVLDAGNTGSTYLWSTGATTQSIEVTQAGTYSVVVTDTNGCQGSGSVKVTVNALPVVNLGADRSICQGSTTVLDAGNAGSTYLWSTGATTQSIEVTQAGTYSVVVTDANGCQGKGSIKITVNALPVVNLGADRSICQGSTTVLDAGNTGSTYLWSTGATTRSIEVTQAGTYSVVVTDTNGCQGSGSVKVTVNALPVVNLGADRSICQGNTTVLDAGNPGSTYLWSTGATTQSIEVTQAGTYSVVVTDANGCQGKGSIKITVNALPVVNLGADRSICQGSSTTLDAGNTGSSYLWSTGATTRSIEVTQAGTYSVVVTDTNGCQGSGSVKVTVNALPLVNLGADRSICQGSSTTLDAGNAGSTYLWSTGATTRSIEVTQAGTYSVVVTDANGCQGSGSVKVTVNALPVVNLGADRSICQGSSTTLDAGNAGSTYLWITGATTRSIEVTQAGTYSVVVTDANGCQGSDEIKISINPLPVVNLGADRSICQGSSTTLDAGNTGSSYLWSTGATTQSIEVTQAGTYSVVVTDVNGCQGSDEIKISINPLPVVNLGADRSICQGSSTTLDAGNTGSSYLWSTGATTQSIEVTQAATYSVVVTDANGCQGSDEIKITVNPLPVVNLGADRSICQGSSTTLDAGNTGSSYLWSTGATTQSIEVTQAGIYKVTVTNKNGCSSSSSIQINYYETPQIKEIKINGNDVEVYAIGKAPLEYSLDLINWQSSPFFTGLKPKIYHAYVRNALGCINGPLVFSILDIPNIITPNGDGINDVWHIKGLEIYSGSSITIFDRYGKLLLKQKIDKEFIWDGKYLGRNLPSSSYWYILDLTDGRRLTGWIAIRNHDSIR is encoded by the coding sequence ATGCAGATATCATCACGTTTATTCTTTCTCATACTACTTTTAGCGCTCTTAACTTCTAAACAATTATATTCTCAAAGAGATATATCTTTAGTAAATGGAGGATTTGAAAGTCCGTCTTTCAATTCATTAGACGTTCATTTTCTACATCAGAATTCAGTTCCTGGTTGGTTGACGACAGCTGGAGATAAAATGATAGAGATATGGACATTAGGAGGTGTCTCAAGTGAAGTTGTTTATTCAGTTGAGGGAAAGCAACATGCAGAGCTTAACGCTAATATGGTTTCTACCTTATATCAGGTGTTAAATACAGAACCCGGAAAAAAAATGCGATGGTCATTATATCACAGAGGAAGAAGAGGAACTGATGAAATGGAATTGCGAATAGGAAGTTCTTTAAATTCTTATGTGATCGTGCAAGATAAAATATCAACAGGAAGATCTTGGAAATTGTATAAAGGAACTTATACAGTTCCTTTCGGACAAACCAATTCATATTTTATGTTTGCAAGTATAAGTGCTGCTGGAGGTAATCCTACTGTTGGTAATTTTTTAGATGATGTTCGTTTTTCATATACTTCGGAGTTAACATTAACAAAGAGTGCATCATCCACAGTCGTTACCAACGGAGATGTGATTACAATTACAATTGATGTGAAAAATGTAGGTGGAACTTCGACAGAACAAACATTAGTTACTGATAAAATACCAGAAGGGACAGTGTATCAGGCTGGTTCCCTAATTGTAGATGGATTGGCCCAAACAGATGCTAACGACAATGATAAAGCTTATATTACAGGAACAAACTTGAACTATAAATTAGATAAAATTGCAAAAGGAGGAAACACTGTAATTTCTTTTAAAGTCAAAATACTGAATTGCGAAAAACTGGTAACCTCTCCAGAAGCTGTGGCAACTTATTTTGATGAATTTTTTACAGATGAACAATATACAAGTAAATCTAATCAGGTAACTATTCAACCAGTAATGAAGCCTATCAGTTTAGAAATTATATATCCTTCATGTCCCAATGGTTCAGCTACATTAAATATAGGTATTCAGCCAAAAGATTATACTATAATTTGGACAATGCCTGATGGCAGTACAATGTCTGGTTCAAATAGCAGTATTATTGTTAATGAATCAGGAATTTATAAAGTATTGGTTAAGTTCCCTCAAAATTGTGAATCATCGGTGAGTAAACAGGTAACTATACAGAAAGGTTTAATAGTCAACTTAGGATCCGACCGAAGTATCTGCCAAGGAAGTACAACTACTCTGGATGCCGGCAATACAGGCAGCACCTACCTTTGGAGTACCGGAGCCACTACCCAAAGCATAGAAGTAAACCAGGCAGGAACCTACAGTGTGGTGGTAACCGATGCCAACGGCTGTCAGGGAAGCGGTTCAGTAAAAGTAACAGTTAATGCGTTACCGGTAGTCAACTTAGGAGCCGACCGAAGCATTTGCCAGGGAAGCTCTACCACTTTAGATGCCGGCAATGCAGGCAGCACCTACCTTTGGAGTACCGGTGCCACTACCCGGAGCATAGAAGTCACCCAGGCAGGAACCTACAGTGTGGTGGTAACCGATGCCAACGGCTGTCAGGGAAGCGGTTCAGTAAAAGTAACAGTTAATGCGTTACCGGTAGTCAACTTAGGAGCTGACCGAAGCATTTGCCAAGGAAGTACAACGGTATTAGATGCCGGCAATCCAGGCAGCACCTACCTTTGGAGTACCGGAGCCACTACCCAGAGCATAGAAGTTACCCAGGCAGGAACCTACAGTGTGGTGGTAACCGATACCAACGGCTGTCAGGGAAGCGGTTCAGTAAAAGTAACAGTTAATGCGTTACCGGTAGTGAACTTAGGAGCCGACCGAAGTATTTGCCAAGGAAGTACAACGGTATTAGATGCCGGCAATGCAGGCAGCACCTACCTTTGGAGTACCGGAGCCACTACCCAAAGCATAGAAGTTACCCAGGCAGGAACCTACAGTGTGGTGGTTACCGATGCCAACGGCTGTCAGGGAAAAGGTTCAATAAAAATAACAGTTAATGCGTTACCGGTAGTGAACTTAGGAGCTGACCGAAGCATTTGCCAAGGAAGTACAACGGTATTAGATGCCGGCAATACAGGCAGCACCTACCTTTGGAGTACCGGAGCCACTACCCGGAGCATAGAAGTTACCCAGGCAGGAACCTACAGTGTGGTGGTAACCGATGCCAACGGCTGTCAGGGAAGCGGTTCAGTAAAAGTAACAGTTAATGCGTTACCGGTAGTCAACTTAGGAGCCGACCGAAGCATTTGCCAGGGAAGCTCTACCACTTTAGATGCCGGCAATGCAGGCAGCACCTACCTTTGGAGTACCGGTGCCACTACCCGGAGCATAGAAGTCACCCAGGCAGGAACCTACAGTGTGGTGGTAACCGATGCCAACGGCTGTCAGGGAAGCGGTTCAGTAAAAGTAACAGTTAATGCGTTACCGGTAGTCAACTTAGGAGCTGACCGAAGCATTTGCCAAGGAAGTACAACGGTATTAGATGCCGGCAATACAGGCAGCACCTACCTTTGGAGTACCGGAGCCACTACCCAGAGCATAGAAGTTACCCAGGCAGGAACCTACAGTGTGGTGGTAACCGATACCAACGGCTGTCAGGGAAGCGGTTCAGTAAAAGTAACAGTTAATGCGTTACCGGTAGTGAACTTAGGAGCCGACCGAAGTATTTGCCAAGGAAGTACAACGGTATTAGATGCCGGCAATGCAGGCAGCACCTACCTTTGGAGTACCGGAGCCACTACCCAAAGCATAGAAGTTACCCAGGCAGGAACCTACAGTGTGGTGGTTACCGATGCCAACGGCTGTCAGGGAAAAGGTTCAATAAAAATAACAGTTAATGCGTTACCGGTAGTGAACTTAGGAGCTGACCGAAGCATTTGCCAAGGAAGTACAACGGTATTAGATGCCGGCAATACAGGCAGCACCTACCTTTGGAGTACCGGAGCCACTACCCGGAGCATAGAAGTTACCCAGGCAGGAACCTACAGTGTGGTGGTAACCGATACCAACGGCTGTCAGGGAAGCGGTTCAGTAAAAGTAACAGTTAATGCGTTACCGGTAGTGAACTTAGGAGCCGACCGAAGCATTTGCCAGGGAAATACAACGGTATTAGATGCCGGCAATCCAGGCAGCACCTACCTTTGGAGTACCGGAGCCACTACCCAAAGCATAGAAGTTACCCAGGCAGGAACCTACAGTGTGGTGGTTACCGATGCCAACGGCTGTCAGGGAAAAGGTTCAATAAAAATAACAGTTAATGCGTTACCGGTAGTGAACTTAGGAGCTGACCGAAGCATTTGCCAGGGAAGCTCTACCACTTTAGATGCCGGCAATACAGGCAGCAGCTACCTTTGGAGTACCGGAGCCACTACCCGGAGCATAGAAGTTACCCAGGCAGGAACCTACAGTGTGGTGGTAACCGATACCAACGGCTGTCAGGGAAGCGGTTCAGTAAAAGTAACAGTTAATGCGTTACCTTTAGTGAACTTAGGAGCCGACCGAAGTATCTGCCAGGGAAGCTCTACCACTTTAGATGCCGGAAATGCAGGCAGCACCTACCTTTGGAGTACCGGAGCCACTACCCGGAGCATAGAAGTTACCCAGGCAGGAACCTACAGTGTGGTGGTTACCGATGCCAACGGCTGTCAGGGAAGCGGTTCAGTAAAAGTAACAGTTAATGCGTTACCGGTAGTCAACTTAGGAGCCGACCGAAGCATTTGCCAGGGAAGCTCTACCACTTTAGATGCCGGCAATGCAGGCAGCACCTACCTTTGGATTACCGGAGCCACTACCCGGAGCATAGAAGTCACCCAGGCAGGAACCTACAGTGTGGTGGTAACCGATGCCAACGGCTGTCAGGGAAGCGATGAAATTAAAATAAGTATAAATCCACTTCCGGTAGTCAACTTAGGAGCCGACCGAAGCATTTGTCAGGGAAGCTCAACCACTTTAGATGCCGGCAATACAGGCAGCAGCTACCTTTGGAGTACCGGAGCCACTACCCAAAGCATAGAAGTTACCCAGGCAGGAACCTACAGTGTGGTAGTTACCGATGTCAACGGCTGTCAGGGAAGCGATGAAATTAAAATAAGTATAAATCCACTTCCGGTAGTCAACTTAGGAGCCGACCGAAGCATTTGTCAGGGAAGCTCAACTACTCTGGATGCCGGCAATACAGGCAGCAGCTACCTTTGGAGTACCGGAGCCACTACCCAAAGCATAGAAGTTACCCAGGCAGCAACCTACAGTGTGGTGGTAACCGATGCCAACGGCTGTCAGGGAAGCGATGAAATTAAAATTACAGTAAATCCACTTCCGGTCGTCAACTTAGGAGCCGACCGAAGCATCTGCCAGGGAAGCTCAACTACTCTGGATGCCGGCAATACAGGCAGCAGCTACCTTTGGAGTACCGGAGCCACTACCCAAAGCATAGAAGTTACCCAGGCAGGAATTTATAAGGTTACCGTTACTAATAAAAACGGTTGCTCTTCCTCTTCTTCAATTCAGATCAACTACTATGAAACTCCACAAATCAAAGAAATTAAGATTAACGGAAATGATGTAGAAGTATATGCCATAGGAAAAGCCCCATTGGAATATAGTCTGGATTTAATTAATTGGCAAAGTTCTCCGTTTTTTACAGGATTAAAGCCTAAAATATACCATGCATACGTAAGAAATGCTTTAGGTTGTATAAATGGCCCATTAGTTTTCAGTATACTGGATATCCCCAATATCATTACACCGAATGGAGATGGAATCAATGATGTCTGGCACATTAAAGGACTAGAAATATATTCAGGTAGCAGTATCACTATTTTTGACAGATACGGAAAACTTCTTTTAAAACAGAAAATTGATAAAGAATTCATCTGGGATGGCAAATATTTAGGCAGGAACCTTCCGAGTTCCAGTTACTGGTATATTTTAGATCTTACTGATGGAAGAAGACTGACCGGGTGGATTGCTATTAGAAACCATGATTCAATTAGATAA